The region CAGCGCCACCCCCGAAGCCACGGGTGAGAACGTCGGCGACGTGCCGGCCGCCGACACCGCCGAGGCGCGCACCTGGACCGGCGAGATGACCCTCAACGACATCCCGCTCGGTATCTCCCTCGACGGCGCCCTCGCCCCGCAGGCCGCGGCCTCGCTCATCGGCGACATCCGAAACGGCTACCTCGTCGGCAAGACCTGCCACCGCCTCGCGGACAGCGACAGCTTCAAGGTGTTGCAGTGCGGCTCGCTCGATGGAACGGGCGCCAGCGATGCATCCTATTCATTCGGTCCGATCGAAAACGCGCCGGCCGACGAGGTCTACCCGACGGGCACCATCGCCATGGCCCGTGTCGGTGAGGACGCCTACAGCAACGGCCACCAGTTCTTCATCGTCTTCGGCGACACGACGATTCCCTCCGACAGCGCGGGTGGCTACACGGTGGTCGGTCTGGTGACCAGCGGACTCGACCAGCTGCAGACCGGCATCGTCGACGGTGGCATCGTCGACGGCGCGGCCGACGGCGCTCCCGTCGTCCCGACCACGATCACCGCCGCAACAATCCAATAAGAACCGTTCTCGCATCTTTCCGCGCTATGCGAGTGGCATAGGCTGGAACATGGTCAGTCAGCAGCTACTGGCACGAGAAGCAAGGTGAAATCACGTGGCATCAAACGATCAGGCTCCCTGGGGACGCGTCGACGAGACAGGCACTGTCTACGTCCGCGAAGAATCAGGCGAGCGCGCCGTAGGTCAGTACCCCGACGGCAGCCCAGAAGAAGCACTCGCGTACTTCGAGCGTAAGTACGTCGAGCTGGCCGGCCAGGTGACGCTGCTCGAACAACGCACCAAGCGCGCCGCGTCGGCCGCCGACGTCTCGAAGGCGGTCAAGGCGCTGTCGTCGACGATCGCGACAGCCAACGCCGTGGGCGACCTCGCGTCGCTGCAGCGCCGCCTCGAGGCCCTCAGCGGCACCGTGAGCGAGCTGACCGAGAAGCAGAACGAGGAGAGCAAGGCCGCCGTCGCCGCAGCCGTCGCCGAACGCACCGCCATCGTCGTCGAGGCCGAGACGCTTGCCGCGCAAGACCCGGCCAAGGCGCAGTGGAAGCAGGTGACCGCGGCGATCGACGAGATCTTCGCACGCTGGCAGAAGCACCAGGCCGACGGCCCCCGCCTCCCCAAGAACGAGAGCAACGAGCTGTGGAAGCGGTTCCGCGCCGCCCGCTCGACCATCGACACGCACCGCAAGGCGTTCTTCTCCGAACTCGACGCCGTGCACCGCGACGCGCGCACCCGCAAGCAGGAGCTCGTCGAGAAGGCGGAAGCCCTCGTCAGCAAGGGCGTCGACGGCATCCCCGCCTACCGCGGTCTGCTCGACGAGTGGAAGCTCGCCGGTCGTGCCGGCAAGAAGCTCGACGACTCGCTCTGGGCCAAGTTCAAGGCCGCCGGCGACGAGCTCTACTCGGCCAAGTCCGAGGTGGAGGCCGTCGACAACGTCGAGTTCGAGGCGAACCTCGCCCTCAAGCTCGAGCTGCTCGAGGAAGCCGAGCCCCTGCTCACCGCGACCGACCGGGTGAAGGCCAAAGAGACCCTTACCTCGGTGCAGCGCCGTTGGGACAAGATCGGCAAGGTTCCGCGCGACAAGGTCAAGACGGTCGACGACCGCCTGCGCAAGGTCGAAGCGGCCGTGCGCAAGCTCGACGAGGACCACTGGCAGAAGAGCAACCCCGAGAAGCAGGCTCGTTCCGAAGGACTCGCGAGCCAGCTGCAGGATGCCATCGCCAAGCTCGAACGCGAACTCGCGGACGCGCAGGCCAGCGGAGACAAGAAGAAGATCGCCGACGCGCAGGAAGCGCTGGATGCCCGCAAGCTCTGGTTGGGCGCGATCAAGAACTAGCGGTTAGACGGCCGCGATATCCACAGACGGCACCTTCGCACCGATCACCAGAACGGGGGCGAGTCGACATCCACCGGTAGCACTATCGGTTCATGTCTCGACTCGCCCCCGTTCTGCATGCGGGAGACCTCCCCCTTGCAGAACTCTGCGCCGCCCGGCTCGACGGCGAACTCTTCGGCGCCGACGAGGCGTTCCTGCCGATCGACGTCGGGGTCGGCCCGCTCGAACGGGCAACGGCCGCCGGGCGGTTCTGGCCGGGGCGGCTCATTGCCGAGCGTGCCACCGCGGCCTGGATCTGGGGCGCGATGCCCGATCCGCCGCTGCGCCACCAGCTGTGCGCCAGCAAAGACGCACGTGCCCGCCCTCCGGTGCCGGCGCGCAGCACCGTACGCGAGGTGACGATAGCGCCCGACGAGTATGCGTACGTCGCGACTCTGCGGGTCACCACTCCCCTGCGCACGCTCGTCGACCTGGCGCGTTTCGGCGACGACTACACCGACGCCGACCGCGGGATCGCCCGGGCGCTGATCGCACTCGACGACCTCACGGTGGCACACTGCCGTCAGGCGCTCGACCGGAGACGCAACCTGCCGGCCAAGAAGCTGGCCTGGTCGCGCCTCCTGTCGGTGTTCGCTAGCCCGAGTTGACGCGGTAGACGTCGTAGACCGCGTCGATTCGGCGCACGGCGTTGAGCACGCGGTCGAGGTGCGTCGTGTCGCCCATCTCGAACACGAAGCGCGAGATCGCGAGCCGCTGGTTCGAGGTGGAGACGGTCGCCGACAGGATGTTGACGTGGTTCTCGCTGAGTACCCGGGTGACGTCTGACAGCAGCCCGGAACGGTCGAGGGCCTCGACCTGGATCTGCACGAGGAACAGGCTCTTCGACGACGGCGCCCACTCCACGTCGATCATGCGCTCGGGCTCGGTCATGAGCTCTTTGACGTTCTTGCAGTCGGCGCGGTGCACCGAGACGCCGGCGCCGCGCGTGACGAAGCCGACGATGGTGTCGCCGGGCACGGGCGTGCAGCACTTCGCGAGCTTGACGAGGATGTCGGGAGCGCCTCGCACCAGAACGCCGGAGTCGGCGTTGCGGATCTTGCTCGAGCGGCGCTGCGAGGCGAAGGTGACCTCGGAATCCTCGTTGTCGACCTCGGTCGCGATGGCCGCGAGTACCTTCTCGATCACCGACTGCGTGGAGACGTGCCCCTCGCCGACGGCGGCGTACAGCGCCGAGACGTCTTCGTAGCGCATCTGGGCCGCGACGTCGTTGAACGAGTCCTGGCTCATCAGCTTCTGCAGCGGCAGGTTCTGCTTGCGCATGGCTCGGGCGATCGCGTCGCGGCCCTGCTCGATGGCCTCGTCGCGGCGTTCCTTCGTGAACCAGCCGCGGATCTTGCTGCGCGCCCGGGGCGACTTGACGAAGTTCAGCCAGTCCTGGCTCGGGCCGGAGTCGGGGTTCTTCGAGGTGAAGACCTCGACGGAGTCGCCGCTGTGCAGTTCGCTCTCGAGCGGGACCAGCCTGCCGTTGACCTTCGCACCCATCGTGCGGTGGCCGATCTCGGTGTGCACGGCGTACGCGAAGTCGACGGGGGTCGCGCCGGCGGGCAGTCCGATGACCTTGCCCTTCGGAGTGAAGACGTAGACCTCTTTGGCACCGATCTCGAAGCGCAGGGAGTCGAGGAATTCGTCGGGGTCGCTCGTCTCGGCTTCCCAGTCGGAGATGTGCGCGAGCCAGGCCATGTCGCCGTCGTCCTGCAGAGCGGTGGACGCGCCGCGGCCGCCGTTGACCCGCTCCTTGTACTTCCAGTGCGCGGCGACGCCGAACTCGGCGCGCTGGTGCATCTCCTGCGTGCGGATCTGGATCTCGACAGGTCGCCCCTGCGGTCCGATGACCGTGGTGTGCAACGACTGGTAGAGGTTGAACTTCGGCGTCGCGATGTAGTCCTTGAACCGGCCAGGGATCGGATTCCAGCGCGCGTGGATCGATCCGAGCACGGCGTAGCAGTCGCGCACCGAGTTGACGAGGACACGGATGCCGACGAGGTCGTAGATCTCGTCGAACTCGCGGCCGCGCACGATCATCTTCTGGTAGATCGAGTAGTACTGCTTCGGCCGACCCGCGACCGATCCCTTGATCTTCGACGCCTTGAGGTCGTCGTTGACCGACTCGATGACCTGCTGCACGAACTCCTCGCGCTGCGGCGTGCGCTGACGCACCAGGCTCTCGATCTCGACGTAGAGCTTGGGGTAGAGCACCGAGAACGAGAGGTCTTCGAGCTCCCACTTGATGGTCTGGATGCCGAGACGGTGCGCGAGGGGCGCGTAGATCTCAAGCGTCTCCTTCGCCTTGCGGGTCGCCGTCTCTTCGCTCACGAAGCCCCAGGTGCGGGCGTTGTGCAGGCGGTCGGCGAGCTTGATCACGAGCACGCGGATGTCTTTCGACATGGCGACGACCATCTTGCGCACGGTCTCTGCCTGAGCGCTGTCGCCGTACTTCAGCTTGTCGAGTTTTGTGACGCCGTCGACGAGCATCGCGATTTCTTCGCCGAAGTCGTGGCGCAGGGTCTCGAGCGCGTAGTCGGTGTCTTCGACGGTGTCGTGCAGCAGCGCCGCAGCGACGGTCTTCGACCCGATGCCCAGATCGGCGAGGATCTGCGCGACCGCGACCGGGTGGGTGATGTAGGGCTCGCCGCTGCGTCGCTTCTGTCCGCGATGCGCGAGTTCCGCCGCCGCGTAGGCGCGCTCGATGAGCGCGATATCGGCCTTCGGATGGTGCAACCGCACCGTCTTGATGAGACGGTCGACCGCGCCGGCGGGCTGAGCCCGGGAGAAGATCCTCGGGATGAGGCTGCGCAAAGACGCCGTCGTGTTGGATGTCTCGGTCATGCGCGCCTCATTTGCCAATAGTAGTCGCGCGTTAGCTGGCCGTCTCGACCGTGCTGACCGGCGTCTTCACGCTGGCGGCACGAGCCGTCTGCAGGCGCTTGGTCTGCTTCAGGATGGCGGGCTCGTTCTCGCGCAGCTGCGCGTAGAGCGGGGCGGCGATGAAGATGGTCGAGTAGGTGCCGATCAGGATGCCGATGAACAGCGACAGGGCGATGTCGCGCAGGGTCCCGGCACCGAGCACGACCGCTCCGATGAAGAGGATCGCGCCGACGGGCAGCGCGGCGACGACACCGGTGTTGATCGAGCGCACGAGGGTCTGGTTGACCGCGAGGTTGACGGATTCGCCGAAGGTGCGGCTGGAGGCCGGACCGTCTTCCGCCGTGTTCTCGCGGATCTTGTCGAACACCACCACCGTGTCGTACAGCGAGTAGCCGAGGATCGTGAGGAATCCGATCACCGCCGACGGCGTGATCTCGAACCCGAGGATGCCGTAGACACCCGCGGTGATGATGATGTCGTGCAGCAGCGAGACGATCGCCGCGACCGACATCTTCCAGGTGCGGAAGTAGAGCGCCATCACGATCGCGGCGAGGATGATGAACACCACGAGCGCGCGCACGGCCGACGTCGTGATGTCGGCACCCCACGACGGGCCGATGAACGAGGCGGTCACCTGGGTGGCCGGAACGTCGAATGTCTCCGCGAGGGCGCCGGCGAGGGTGTCGGACTCTTCCTGGGTGAGCTGTTCGGTCTGAACCCGGATACCGCTGTCACCGACGGTCGTAACGCGGGGCGAAGCATCCGGGACTATGGATTCGACCGTGGCCGTCGCCGTGTCCTGGTTCGCGATGGGGTCGGTGTCGAGGTTCGCGATGTCGGAGACCTGGAACTCGGATCCGCCGCGGAACTCGATGCCGAACACGAACCCGCCACGGAGCGCGGGGCCCACGATCGACGCGAGGATCATCACGGCGGCGATGATGTACCAGAGGCGACGCTTGCCGACGAAGTTGAACGACCGCTCCCCCGTGTAGAGGTCATTGCCGAACTTGGCGAAGCCGCCCATCAGGAGTCCTTCCGATCAACGTTGCTATCGCTCGAGGCGCCGGCGAGCTCTGCGGCCTTGCGTTCGGCGATCGTCTGGCGGCGGGCAGCCTCCTTGGCGGCACCGGCCTTGGACGTGGCGGGGGTGGGGGTGCGGAACTGGGCGCGACCGCGGTAGACGGCGCCGAGGGCGTTCGGGTCGAGGCCGCTCATCGGGTGGCCCGACGAGAAGTACTTGGTGGTGGCGAGCAGCTGTAGCACCGGGTGGGTGAAGAGCACCACGATTATGACGTCGATGATCGTCGTGACACCGAGGGTCAGCGCGAATCCACGCACGTTGCCGACCGCGAGGATGAAGAGCACCACGGCAGACAGCAGGTTGACGGCCTTGGCGGCGAAGATCGTGCGGAGGGCACGCTTCCAGCCGGCCTCGACCGCGGAGACGAGCGCTCGGCCGTCGCGCAGTTCGTCACGGATTCTCTCGAAGTAGACGATGAACGAGTCGGCCGTGAAACCGATGGCCACGATCAGACCGGCGACACCGGCGAGCGACAGGCGGTAGCCCTCGCGCCAGGACATGATCACGATCACGAAGTAGGTGACTATCGCGGCCACGACGAGCGAGGCGACGGTGACCAGGCCGAGCAGCCGGTACTGGAAGAGCGAGTAGCCGAACACGAGGATGAGGCCGATGAGACCGGCGATGAGGCCGCTCTGCAACTGCGACGAACCGAGGGTCGACGAGATGACCTCGGAGCTCTGCACCTCGAAGCCGATGGGCAGCGCGCCGAACTTCAGCTGGTCGGCGAGGGTCTTGGCGGTCTCCTGGTCGAACGACCCGCTGATCTGCGGCTTGCCGTCGGTGATCGCGGCGTTCGTGGACGGTGCCGAGATGACACGGCCGTCGAGCACGATGGCGAACTGGTTGCGCACGTCCCCGACGCCGTAGCCGAAGAGGCGCGTCGTGACGTCGGCGAACTGCTCGGTGCCTTCGGCGTCGAACACGATGTTGACGCCCCACGCACCGGTGCTGACGCCCTGGCTGTTGAGCACCAGTCCGCTGGTCGCGTCGCTGATGGTCGAACCGGCGACCTCGGTCGGGCCGAGGATGTACTTGTACGTGCCAGTCGAGTCGCACGTGACGAGCGGCTGGTCGGCGGGCGCCACGTTCGCGCCCTCCGCGTCGAGGTTCGCGCAGTCGAAGTTGGTGTACTGGTCGGCGAGAGCCGGCGTGATCCAGTTGGCGTCGCTCGCGTCGGTGGGCGAGACGCTCGGCGTTGACTCGAGCGACGGGCTCGCGGCGTCAGTGGGAGTCGGCGTGGCGGTCGAGCCGTCGTCGCCGACGGCCGAGGTGGCCGCCGCTTCGGTCGACAGCACCGGGCGGAACTCGAGCTTGGCCGACGACTGGATGCGGTCGAGGGTGGCCTTGTCGGGGGTGCCGGGGATCGAGACGACGACGTTCTGGTCGCCCTGGGTGGTGATCTCGGCCTCGGAAACACCGCTGGCGTCGATGCGGTCGCGGATGATCGACACGGCCTGGTTCAACTGTTCGGGCGTGACATCCTGCCCGTCTTCCAGCTGAGGCGCGAGGATGATCTGCGTGCCGCCCTCGAGGTCGAGGGCAAGCTTCGGCGTCCACGACCAGTTGGCCCACGCGACACCGGCTCCGTTGATGCCCACTAGCAGAGCAATGATGACGGTGAGCCAGGCCAGCGAACGCCAGGCCTTCTTTACCGGGGTGGTTCTTGCCACGTACGGACTCAGCTTTCTATGGAGACGCGGAATTGCGCCTGACACTCAGATGGCGCCCTCGCGGACGCCAGCACCCAGGGGTAGTAGTTGTTACTCGTCGACCTTTTTGGTGGACGCACGACGCACGGGCTTCTTGACCGGCTCGCCATCGACGGCGGGCTCTTCGACGACGGGCTCGACGACGATGATCTCCTCGGCCGGCTTCTCTGCGGGCTCGGCGAGCTCGCCGAATTCGGGGTTCGCGGCCTTCTCGCGGGCCTCGGCCTCGCGGTTCGCGATCTCCATGGCCTCTTCGACCGAGCGCGGCTCGCCGGTGCTGACGCCGCTGACGGTGGAGTCGGCCTCGGTCACGACCTTCGCGAGGGTCTGGCGGTGCACGCGCACGATGTTGCCGGGCGATACCTCGAGCTCGGCCACGTTGCTGACCTCGTCGACGGAGACGAGCGTGCCGAACAGTCCGAAGTTCGTCATGACCTCGACGCCGGGAACGATCTGCGCCTTGAGCTCCTCCTGCTTGGCCTTGTTCTTGCGGCTGTTGCGGAACGCGTAGATGACAAAGAGCGCCAGTACTACGACGAGGGCGATGTTAAGGAAGGTGTCGTTCATGGGAAAACCTCTCGGAAAGCGTGGGGGCCGGGTCAGTCTAGGGGAGTCAAGCTGAGGGGCCACCCAAATTATAGTTCATCGCCGAACAGCGGCTGGTTGTGCGTGCCCGCTTCGTGTTTGGTCAGTCCGAAGTGCTTCCAGGCCTCCCGGGTCGCGACGCGACCGCGCGGGGTGCGAATGAGCAGGCCGATGCGAACCAGGAAGGGCTCGACGACCGCCTCGATCGTCTCGGCTTCCTCTCCGACGGATACGGCCAGCGTGTTGAGTCCCACCGGTCCCCCGTCGAAACGGTTCAGCACGATGTTCATCACGGCGCGGTCGAGCCGGTCGAGCCCGAGTTCGTCGACGTCGTACAACTCGAGCGCCGCATTCACCGCGTCGATGCCCGCGCCCTTGCCCGTGACGATGGCGTAATCGCGCACGCGGCGCAGCAGCCGGTTAGCGATGCGCGGGGTTCCGCGGCTGCGACCGGCGATCTCGGCGAGGGCGGGGCGCTCGATGTCGAGCTGCAGCATGTGCGCGGCGCGGACGAGCACCTGCTCGAGCTCGCTGGATTCGTAGAACTCGAGGTGTGCCGTGAAGCCGAACCGGTCGCGCAGCGGGTTGGGCAGCATGCCGGAACGGGTGGTCGCGCCGACGAGGGTGAAGGGCGCGAGGTCGAGCGGGATCGACGTCGCGCCGGCGCCCTTGCCCACCATGATGTCGATGCGGAAGTCTTCCATCGCCAGGTAGAGCATCTCTTCCGCGGAGCGTGCCATGCGGTGGATCTCGTCGATGAACAACACCTCGCCGGGGACGAGCGAGGACAGCACGGCGGCGAGGTCTCCGGCGTGCTGGATGGCGGGCCCGCTCGACATGCGCAGCGGGCGTCCGCTCTCGTGCGCCACGATCATCGCGAGTGTGGTCTTGCCGAGGCCGGGGGGTCCGGCGAACAGGATGTGGTCTGCCGTGCGTCCCTGCATCGAGGCGGCCTGCAGCAGGAGTTGCAGCTGGCCGCGGACCTTCTGCTGGCCGACGAACTCGGCGAGCGACTGCGGTCGCAACGCTCCCTCGAAGGCGAGTTCGGCATCCGATTCTGGTTCGACGCTGATGATGTCGTCGGCGGGAGTCACTTCGTCGCCCCCTGTGGTCCGAGCTGGGCGAGGGCGATGCGCAGCAGGCTCGGCATGGTTTCGCGTTCCAGGTCGGTGGCGGCGAGCATCGCCTCGTCGACGGCGACGACGGCGGAGCGTTCGGGCCAGCCGAGGCCCATGAGCGCGAGCAGCACGCTGTCGCGGACGGGCGCGGCGGCGGGGCGCGCGGCGGCCTGGGACTGCGGCACGACGGCGAGCTTGCCCGCGAGCGACACCACGATGAGCTTGGCGGTCTTCGGCCCGATGCCCGACACCTTGCGGAAGGCCGCGTCGTCTTCGGCGGCGATCGCACGCGCGATCTCGTTGGGGTCGAGCGCGGCGAGCACCCCCATGGCGCTGCGCGGGCCGACACCGGTGACGCTGCGGAGGAGGTCGAACACGGCGAGTTCTTCGGCGTCGGCGAAGCCGTAGAGGCTGAGGTCGTCTTCGCGCACGATGAGGGTGGTGCGAAGGGTCGCCTCGTGACCGACGCGCAGGCCGATCGCCTGTTGCGGCGTCACCTGCACGGCGAGGCCCACTCCCCCGACCTCGATGACCGCGGTGGAACCCTGGGCTGCGAGCACTGTGCCTCGCACGGAAGAAATCATGCTCCCAGCCTACGTTTGGCCGCCGACTCGGCCGCGCGCCACGCGCTCTGCGCTGGCGTGAGAGAGCCGGATGCCACGGCGCCCGTCTTCCCGGGGCCGGCGCCCGCGCGGCTGGCCGCCGTTGCGACTCCCCCGCGCCACGCGTGGCAGATGGCCAGCGCAAGCGCGTCAGCGGCGTCCGCGGGTTTCGGCACGTCGTCGAGTCCGAGGATCTTCGCGACCATCAGGCCGACCTGGGCCTTTTCCGCGGCGCCGTACCCGGTGACGGCCGCCTTCACCTCGCTGGGTGTGTGCAGGCCGACGGCGAGGCCGCGCGAGGCCGCCATGTGCATGGCGACGCCGCTGGCCTGCGCGGTTCCCATCACGGTGCGCACGTTGTGCTGGGCGAACACCCGCTCGAGCGCCACCGCGTGCGGCGCGTGCTCGTCGATCAGCTCGGCGAGTTGCGTGCCGATGATGAGCAGGCGCTGCTCGAGCGGCATCTCCGGCGGTGTGCGGATGACCCCGTAGTGCACCAGCGACGCCTTGCGCGTCGACGTGACATCCACCACACCGACGCCGCACCGGGTCAAGCCTGGGTCGATGCCCAGCACCCGGAGCGTCATCGGTGTCTAGTCTTCGTCCAGCTGGGCCTGGACCTCGGGAGTGATCTCGAAGTTGGCGAAGATGTTCTGCACGTCGTCGGAATCCTCGAGCGCGTCGATGAGTCGGAAGATCTTGCGGGCGGTCTCGGCGTCGACCTCGATGGTGAGGTTGGGCACGAACTCGAGCTCCGAGGAGTCGTAGTCGATGCCGGCGTCTTGAAGGGCCTTGCGCGAGGAGACGAGGTGCGACGGGTCGGTGATGACCTCGAAGCCGCCGCCGTGGTTCTTCACTTCTTCGGCGCCGGCGTCGAGCACGGCCTCGAGGATGTCGTCTTCGCTGACACCGTCGGTCGCGGCGATCGAGATGACGCCCTTGCGGTTGAAGTTGTAGGCGACGCTGCCCGGGTCGGCGAGGGCTGCACCGTTGCGCGTCATGATGGCGCGCACGTCGGCGGCCGCGCGGTTCTTGTTGTCGGTGAGACACTCGATGAGCATCGCGACGCCGTTGGCTCCGTAGCCTTCGTAGATGATGGTCGTGTACTCGACCGACTCGCCGCTGAGTCCGGCACCACGCTTGACGGCGCGGTCGATGTTGTCGTTGGGTACCGAGGTCTTCTTGGCCTTCTGGATGGCGTCGACCAGGGTCGGGTTACCCGAGAGGTCTGCACCGCCCATCTTGGCTGCGACTTCGATGTTCTTGATGAGTTTGGCGAACGACTTTGCACGGCGCGAATCGGTGATCGCCTTCTTGTGCTTGGTGGTTGCCCATTTGGAGTGGCCTGACATGCTGAATATTCTAGCCAACCGGCGCGGGCGGGGCCGCCATATCCTCAGGTGAGCCGAACTCCCGACGACTTGAGTTCGAGCGCCGCGAGCGACCGCATCACGGCCTCGTCGCCCCGTCGCCACGCGGCCATCGGATCGGCGTCGATGGCGCCTAGCGTCGTGAGGCGCTGCGTCGTGAGCGCCCGCAGCGCGAGCAGGTCGAGACCGGCACCGGCCGACACGAGGCGCCGTGCCGTGGCCGCCCGGCGAGCGAACCGCAGGCGCGGCACCAGCCAGAGCACGAGGATCGCGAGCACGGGGAGCACCGCGATGCCCAGACCGAGTCCCAGGGCGAGGTTCTGCACCGCCACCTGCTGGCTGGCGCCGGCCGCCTCGAGCGTCGCACCCGCGACGCTCGCGTTGTCGAACGGGCCGCGGATGCCGCCGCCGATGAGGGGCACTCCCCCGAGGTTCTCGCCCACGTCAGTCATCGTCTCGCGGAAGCCGGCACCCGCCTGCTCCATCTGCACGCCGAAATCGGTCAGCCCGATCACGAGCGAGTGCACGAACACCCCGAGCCAGATCCACGCCGCCATAAAGGCGATTGCGAGCACGTCGACGGTGATCTGGCGGGAACGCTGGGCGGCAAAGTCTGAGTAGAACTTCATACGCCCACTGTCGCACGCCGTCAGACCCGGGCGCGCACCTTCTCGACGAAGTACTCGTGGAACCGCGTCTCCCCCGTGATCTCCGGGTGGAACGAGGTGCCGAGCAGGTTGCCCTGCTCCACCGCGACGATGCGGCCGTCGTCGAGTGCCGACAACACCGTCACGCCCTCGCCGACGGTCTCGACCACCGGCGCGCGGATGAACACCGCGTGCACGGGCTCGTCGCCCAGCACCGGCACGTCGAGGTCGGTCTCGAAGGAGTCGAGCTGCGACCCGAAGGCGTTGCGCCGCACCACGACGTCGAACCCGCCGATGGTCTGCTGTCCGTCGATCGCGTCGCGCACGGTGTCGGCAAGCATGATCAGTCCCGCGCAGGTCCCGTAGACGGGCAGACCGGATGCCACGGCCGCCTTGAGCGGTCCGGCAAGACCGAACAGGCGGCTGAGCTTGTCCATCACGGTCGACTCGCCGCCCGGAATGACGAGCCCCGCCACCCGCTCCAGGTCTTCGGGGCGGCGCACGGAGACGGCCTCGACCCCGAGTTCCCCGAACATCGCCAGGTGTTCGCGGAAATCGCCCTGCAGGGCCAGAACGCCTATCGGCCGGTCAGTCGTCACGCTCAGCGTTGCCTACCAGCCGCGCTCTGCGAGGCGGTGCGGGGCCGCGAGGTCGGACACGTTGATGCCGACCATCGCCTCGCCGAGTCCGCGCGACGCGTCGGCGATCACGGCGGCGTCGTCGAAGAACGTCGTCGCGCGCACGATGGCGGCGGCACGCTTGGCCGGGTCGCCCGACTTGAAGATGCCCGAGCCGACGAACACGCCGTCGGCGCCGAGCTGCATCATCAGGGCGGCGTCGGCCGGGGTCGCGACTCCGCCGGCGGTGAACAGCACCACGGGGAGCTTTCCGGTGCGGGCGATCTCGAGCACGAGGTCGTAGGGCGCCTGCAGTTCTTTTGCCGCGACGTAGAGCTCGTCGTGCGTCTTGGCCGAGAGGGCCGCGATCTCGCCCTTGATGGTGCGGATGTGCTTGGTGGCCTCCGAGACGTCGCCGGTTCCGGCCTCGCCCTTCGAGCGGATCATGGCGGCACCCTCGGTGATGCGGCGCAGCGCTTCGCCCAGGTTGGTGGCGCCGCAGACGAACGGCACGTCGAACTTCCACTTGTCGATGTGGTTGACGTAGTCGGCGGGGCTGAGCACCTCGGACTCGTCGATGTAGTCGACCTTGAGCGCCTCGAGCACCTGGGCCTCGACGAAGTGGCCGATGCGGGCCTTGGCCATCACGGGGATGGAAACGGCGGAGATGATGCCGTCGATGAGGTCGGGGTCGCTCATGCGGGCGACGCCGCCCTGCGAACGGATGTCGGCGGGGACGCGCTCGAGGGCCATGACGGCGACGGCGCCGGCGTCTTCGGCGATCTTCGCCTGCTCGGCGTTGACGACGTCCATGATGACGCCGCCCTTCAGCATTTCGGCGAGTCCGCGCTTGACGCGGCTGGTGCCCTGCTGGTCTGTCGTTTCGCTAGTGCTCATGGTC is a window of Conyzicola nivalis DNA encoding:
- a CDS encoding preprotein translocase subunit YajC, with protein sequence MNDTFLNIALVVVLALFVIYAFRNSRKNKAKQEELKAQIVPGVEVMTNFGLFGTLVSVDEVSNVAELEVSPGNIVRVHRQTLAKVVTEADSTVSGVSTGEPRSVEEAMEIANREAEAREKAANPEFGELAEPAEKPAEEIIVVEPVVEEPAVDGEPVKKPVRRASTKKVDE
- the ruvC gene encoding crossover junction endodeoxyribonuclease RuvC — translated: MTLRVLGIDPGLTRCGVGVVDVTSTRKASLVHYGVIRTPPEMPLEQRLLIIGTQLAELIDEHAPHAVALERVFAQHNVRTVMGTAQASGVAMHMAASRGLAVGLHTPSEVKAAVTGYGAAEKAQVGLMVAKILGLDDVPKPADAADALALAICHAWRGGVATAASRAGAGPGKTGAVASGSLTPAQSAWRAAESAAKRRLGA
- the secD gene encoding protein translocase subunit SecD — protein: MARTTPVKKAWRSLAWLTVIIALLVGINGAGVAWANWSWTPKLALDLEGGTQIILAPQLEDGQDVTPEQLNQAVSIIRDRIDASGVSEAEITTQGDQNVVVSIPGTPDKATLDRIQSSAKLEFRPVLSTEAAATSAVGDDGSTATPTPTDAASPSLESTPSVSPTDASDANWITPALADQYTNFDCANLDAEGANVAPADQPLVTCDSTGTYKYILGPTEVAGSTISDATSGLVLNSQGVSTGAWGVNIVFDAEGTEQFADVTTRLFGYGVGDVRNQFAIVLDGRVISAPSTNAAITDGKPQISGSFDQETAKTLADQLKFGALPIGFEVQSSEVISSTLGSSQLQSGLIAGLIGLILVFGYSLFQYRLLGLVTVASLVVAAIVTYFVIVIMSWREGYRLSLAGVAGLIVAIGFTADSFIVYFERIRDELRDGRALVSAVEAGWKRALRTIFAAKAVNLLSAVVLFILAVGNVRGFALTLGVTTIIDVIIVVLFTHPVLQLLATTKYFSSGHPMSGLDPNALGAVYRGRAQFRTPTPATSKAGAAKEAARRQTIAERKAAELAGASSDSNVDRKDS
- the ruvB gene encoding Holliday junction branch migration DNA helicase RuvB, which gives rise to MTPADDIISVEPESDAELAFEGALRPQSLAEFVGQQKVRGQLQLLLQAASMQGRTADHILFAGPPGLGKTTLAMIVAHESGRPLRMSSGPAIQHAGDLAAVLSSLVPGEVLFIDEIHRMARSAEEMLYLAMEDFRIDIMVGKGAGATSIPLDLAPFTLVGATTRSGMLPNPLRDRFGFTAHLEFYESSELEQVLVRAAHMLQLDIERPALAEIAGRSRGTPRIANRLLRRVRDYAIVTGKGAGIDAVNAALELYDVDELGLDRLDRAVMNIVLNRFDGGPVGLNTLAVSVGEEAETIEAVVEPFLVRIGLLIRTPRGRVATREAWKHFGLTKHEAGTHNQPLFGDEL
- the ruvA gene encoding Holliday junction branch migration protein RuvA, whose protein sequence is MISSVRGTVLAAQGSTAVIEVGGVGLAVQVTPQQAIGLRVGHEATLRTTLIVREDDLSLYGFADAEELAVFDLLRSVTGVGPRSAMGVLAALDPNEIARAIAAEDDAAFRKVSGIGPKTAKLIVVSLAGKLAVVPQSQAAARPAAAPVRDSVLLALMGLGWPERSAVVAVDEAMLAATDLERETMPSLLRIALAQLGPQGATK
- a CDS encoding YebC/PmpR family DNA-binding transcriptional regulator, whose protein sequence is MSGHSKWATTKHKKAITDSRRAKSFAKLIKNIEVAAKMGGADLSGNPTLVDAIQKAKKTSVPNDNIDRAVKRGAGLSGESVEYTTIIYEGYGANGVAMLIECLTDNKNRAAADVRAIMTRNGAALADPGSVAYNFNRKGVISIAATDGVSEDDILEAVLDAGAEEVKNHGGGFEVITDPSHLVSSRKALQDAGIDYDSSELEFVPNLTIEVDAETARKIFRLIDALEDSDDVQNIFANFEITPEVQAQLDED
- the pdxT gene encoding pyridoxal 5'-phosphate synthase glutaminase subunit PdxT, which produces MSVTTDRPIGVLALQGDFREHLAMFGELGVEAVSVRRPEDLERVAGLVIPGGESTVMDKLSRLFGLAGPLKAAVASGLPVYGTCAGLIMLADTVRDAIDGQQTIGGFDVVVRRNAFGSQLDSFETDLDVPVLGDEPVHAVFIRAPVVETVGEGVTVLSALDDGRIVAVEQGNLLGTSFHPEITGETRFHEYFVEKVRARV